The following proteins are encoded in a genomic region of Grus americana isolate bGruAme1 chromosome 35, bGruAme1.mat, whole genome shotgun sequence:
- the SPTBN2 gene encoding spectrin beta chain, non-erythrocytic 2 isoform X2, translating into MLSPPAYDSLELQRQYGDVNNRWDGAEEEEEEGDHEGSSARRFERSRIKALADEREAVQKKTFTKWVNSHLARGTCRLGDLYSDLRDGRMLLRLLEVLSGEQLPKPTKGRMRIHCLENVDKALQFLKEQRVHLENVGSHDIVDGNHRLTLGLVWTIILRFQIQDISVETEDNKEKKSAKDALLLWCQMKTAGYPNVNVHNFTTSWRDGLAFNAIIHKHRPDLVDMDALRRCNAHYNLQSAFNLAERELGLTKLLDPEDVNVDQPDEKSIITYVATFYHYFSKMKALAVEGKRIGKVLDAAREAEELVGKYEELAGELLGWIEQTILTLNDRQLANALPGVQNQLQAFNTYRTVEKPPKFMEKGNLEVLLFTVQSRMRANNQKVYVPREGKLISDINKAWERLEKAEHERELALRTELIRQEKLEQLAARFDRKAAMRETWLSENQRLVSQDNFGTDMSAVEAAVRKHEAIETDIVAYSERVQAVSAVAAELEAERYHDIRRVLTRRDNVVRLWDFLRQLVAARRERLLLHLELQKMLQDLAHLTDWMEEMKVRLQSQDLGKHLHGVDDLLQIHGLVEADIAAQAERVRAVGAAAQRFALPGEGYQPCEPAAVRERVATLELRYRELSELAAQRRARLEESRRLWKFFWDTGEEEAWMREQERLLSSEDVGRDLTSSLRLLSQHDAFRGELSGRAGPLEQALARGRGLAAEGRLGAAEVAERVREMEGRWQALAELAAERERRLREAAGFFQFQAEAADAEAWLEDALRLASSPELGHDEYSTRSLARQHREVQEEVRNHRPAIDTLHEQARALPPSFADAPDVAGRLPALERRYQELAARAERRRQDLQDALSLYTMRSEADACGLWVGEKEQWLHAMHVPDKLEDLEVVQQRFETLEPEMNNLASRVAAVNRIADQLLATDQRNQESIRATREQLNARWERFRALADQKKEALTSALNIQNYHLECNETTSWMREKTKVIESTQGLGNDLAGVMALQRKLSGMERDLEAIQGKVRDLRAEAEKLAAEHPEQAPAILARLSAIEEVWDELCRSLRRREESLGEASKLQGFLRDLAAFQAWLSRTQTAVASEDVPATLVEAERLLSQHESIRKEIAHYGDDYHNTRAVGREVTQGQTDAQHVFLHQRLEALDTGWEELGRMWENRHHLLSQAFAFQLFLRDSKQVEGVLSTQEYALSHTEMPGTLPGAEASVKKHEDFMATMEANGERVQGLVATGRKLVAEGSLHADKVQETVDSVESRHRRNRDTAQELLGRLRDNWELQRFLQDGQELTLWINEKMLTAQDVSYEEARNLHTKWQKHQAFTAELAANKGWLEKMEKEGQQLASAKPELGTVVTEKLSALRGLWDELESTTRTKARRLFDANRAELCAQSCAALRGWLAGVHAQLRSDDYGKDLTSVNILLKKQQMLEKQTAVREKEVEAIRAQAQALSREDASAAEVQGQVRAVEEQFLGLREPLRERCRKLLASKEEHQFNRDLEDEILWVKERRPLAVSTDHGKDLPSVQLLIKKNQTLQKELQGHERRVEELLGRRGGLSGPAERVRELREAWQELQLQAELRHRRLERAHAAQQFYCDAAEAEAWMGEQELHMMSQEKAKDELSAQAMVSKHLVLEQALRDYAHTVHQLSAQSRDMVASGHPESERLTLRQGQVDKLYASLKDLAEERRATLQEHQRLCQLKRDVDDLEQWISEREVVAASHELGQDYEHVTMLRDKFREFSRDTSSIGQERVDGVNGLADALIAAGHSENATVAEWKDGLNEAWADLLELIDTRSQMLAASYELHRFYHDARETLAQVQHKQKQLPDEVGRDLNTAEAMQRMHTAYEHDIQALSAQVRQVQEDAARLEKAYAGEKAADIRRHEQAVSEAWAELRGSSQGRRQLLLDTVDKFRFLRAVRDLLLWMDGVRLQIEGQERPRDVSSADLVIKNHQSIKAEVEARADSFDACVAMGTALLDKGHYAADKISEKLSQLQERRRDIGDRWKEKMDWLQIVLEVLMFGRDASMAEAWLSSQEPLVRSAELGGSVAEVENLIKRHQGFQKAAAAWEERFAALERLTTLEEKERRRREEEEARKRRPPTPPPAHSETGGAPPLVPPDAQNGVGTGELQRAPALQSRQPEAPAVNGICPDSATAQVSAGSGLTNGSRGPSPGGSPRGRPGVVAAPDPAHAATLPPRAPPAPESLEGGLCRKHEMEAQGKKAPNRSWQSVYCVLRGGTLSFYKDAKSAGAGAPYHGEPPASLRGARCHPALHYKKRKHVFKLGLSDGKEYLFQAKDEAEMSTWLRVIQAAAALVPAGPREGPGGAPAGGKGVTRAMSMPPVPPPAEGPAAPRSREGKEKEREKRFSFFKKNK; encoded by the exons acgAGCGCGAGGCGGTGCAGAAGAAGACCTTCACCAAGTGGGTGAACTCCCACCTGGCGCGGGGGACCTGCCGGCTCGGGGACCTGTACAGCGACCTGCGGGACGGCCGCATGCTGCTGCGCCTGCTGGAGGTGCTCTCGGGGGAGCAGCTG CCCAAGCCCACCAAGGGCCGGATGCGGATCCACTGCCTGGAGAACGTGGACAAGGCGCTGCAGTTCCTCAAGGAGCAGCGGGTGCACCTGGAGAACGTGGGCTCCCACGACATCGTGGACGGCAACCACCGCCTCACGCTCGGCCTCGTCTGGACCATCATCCTCCGCTTCCAG ATCCAGGACATCAGCGTGGAGACTGAGGACAACAAGGAGAAGAAGTCGGCCAAGGACGCGCTGCTGCTCTGGTGCCAGATGAAGACGGCGGG GTACCCGAACGTGAACGTGCACAACTTCACCACGAGCTGGCGGGACGGGCTGGCCTTCAACGCCATCATCCACAAGCACAG GCCGGACCTGGTGGACATGGACGCGCTGCGACGCTGCAACGCGCACTACAACCTGCAGAGCGCCTTCAACCTGGCCGAGCGCGAGCTGGGTCTCACCAAACTGCTGGACCCCGAGG ATGTCAACGTGGACCAGCCGGATGAGAAATCCATCATCACCTACGTGGCCACCTTCTACCACTACTTCTCCAAGATGAAGGCGCTGGCGGTGGAGGGGAAGCGCATCGGGAAG GTGCTGGACGCGGCGCGGGAGGCGGAGGAGCTGGTGGGGAAGTACGAGGAGCTGGCGGGCGAGCTGCTGGGCTGGATCGAGCAGACCATCCTCACCCTCAACGACCGGCAGTTGGCCAACGCCCTGCCCGGCGTGCAGAACCAGCTCCAGGCCTTCAACACCTACCGCACCGTCGAGAAACCCCCCAA GTTCATGGAGAAGGGCAACCTGGAGGTGCTGCTCTTCACCGTCCAGAGCCGCATGCGGGCCAACAACCAGAAGGTCTACGTGCCGCGGGAGGGGAAACTCATCTCCGACATCAACAAG GCTTGGGAACGGTTGGAGAAAGCGGAGCACGAGCGGGAGCTGGCGTTGCGCACCGAGCTCATCCggcaggagaagctggagcAGCTGGCGGCGCGATTCGACCGCAAGGCAGCCATGAGGGAGACCTGGCTGAGCGAGAACCAGCGCCTCGTCTCCCAG GACAACTTTGGGACGGACATGTCGGCGGTGGAGGCGGCGGTGCGGAAACACGAGGCCATCGAGACCGACATCGTGGCCTACAGCGAGCGGGTGCAGGCGGTGAGCGCGGTGGCGGCTGAGCTGGAGGCCGAACGTTATCACGACATTCGCCGCGTCCTGACCCGTCGCGACAATGTGGTCCGGCTCTGGGATTTCCTCCGGCAGCTGGTGGCCGCCCGTCGCgagcggctgctgctgcacctggagctgcagaagatGCTGCAGGACCTGGCGCATCTCACGGACTGGATGGAAGAGATGAAG GTCCGGCTGCAGTCGCAGGATTTGGGGAAGCACCTGCACGGGGTGGACGACCTGCTGCAGATCCACGGGCTGGTGGAAGCCGACATCGCGGCGCAGGCGGAGCGGGTGCGGGCGGTCGGCGCCGCGGCGCAGCGATTCGCCCTGCCCGGTGAGG GCTACCAGCCCTGCGAGCCGGCAGCGGTGCGGGAGCGCGTTGCCACGCTGGAGCTGCGTTACCGGGAGCTGTCGGAACTGGCGGCACAACGCCGGGCTCGGTTGGAAGAATCGCGGCGACTCTGGAAATTCTTCTGGGACACCGGGGAGGAAGAAGCTTGGATGCGGGAACAGGAACGGCTCCTCTCTTCCGAGGACGTCGGCCGGGATCTGACCAGCTCCTTGCGCCTGCTGAGCCAGCACGACGCTTTCCGCGGGGAGCTGAGCGGGCGCGCGGGGCCGTTGGAGCAGGCGCTGGCCCGCGGCCGGGGTTTGGCGGCCGAGGGCCGGTTAGGGGCGGCCGAGGTGGCCGAACGGGTACGGGAAATGGAAGGACGCTGGCAAGCGTTGGCCGAGTTGGCGGCCGAACGTGAGCGACGCCTGCGGGAAGCCGCCGGCTTCTTCCAGTTCCAGGCGGAGGCGGCGGACGCGGAAGCCTGGCTGGAGGACGCCTTACGCCTGGCGTCCAGCCCCGAGCTGGGCCATGACGAATATTCCACCCGTAGCCTGGCCCGGCAGCACCGGGAGGTGCAGGAAGAGGTGCGGAACCACCGCCCCGCCATCGACACCCTGCACGAGCAGGCTCGCGCCCTGCCGCCCTCCTTCGCCGATGCTCCCGACGTCGCCGGTCGGCTGCCGGCGTTGGAGCGACGTTACCAGGAGCTGGCGGCGAGAGCGGAGCGCCGGCGGCAGGACCTGCAGGACGCCCTCAGTCTCTACACCATGCGCAGCGAGGCGGACGCCTGCGGGCTGTGGGTGGGCGAGAAGGAGCAGTGGCTGCACGCCATGCACGTCCCCGACAAGCTGGAGGACCTGGAGGTGGTGCAGCAACG CTTCGAGACGCTGGAGCCGGAGATGAACAACCTGGCGTCCCGCGTGGCCGCCGTCAACCGCATCGCCGACCAGCTGCTGGCCACCGATCAGCGCAACCAGGAAAGCATCCGGGCCACCCGCGAGCAGCTCAACGCCAG GTGGGAGCGTTTCCGCGCGCTGGCCGACCAGAAGAAGGAGGCGCTGACGTCGGCCCTGAACATCCAGAACTACCACCTGGAGTGCAACGAGACCACGTCCTGGATGCGGGAGAAAACGAAGGTGATCGAGTCGACGCAGGGGCTGGGCAACGACCTGGCCGGCGTCATGGCCCTGCAGCGCAAACTCTCGGGCATGGAGCGCGACCTGGAAGCCATCCAGGGCAAGGTGCGGGATTTGCGAGCCGAAGCAGAGAAGTTGGCGGCCGAACACCCGGAACAGGCGCCCGCTATCCTGGCGCGGCTGTCGGCCATCGAGGAGGTGTGGGACGAGCTGTGCCGCAGCCTTCGGAGACGCGAGGAGTCGTTGGGGGAAGCCAGCAAGCTGCAGGGCTTCCTGCGGGACCTGGCCGCCTTCCAGGCCTGGCTATCCCGCACCCAGACGGCCGTGGCCTCCGAGGACGTGCCGGCCACTTTGGTGGAGGCCGAACGGTTGCTGAGTCAGCACGAGAGCATCCGTAAGGAGATTGCCCATTACGGTGACGATTACCACAACACGCGGGCCGTGGGCCGGGAGGTGACGCAGGGACAGACGGACGCGCAGCATGTCTTTCTGCACCAGCGCCTGGAAGCTCTGGACACgggctgggaggagctggggaggatGTGGGAGAACCGCCACCACCTCCTCTCCCAAGCCTTCGCTTTCCAACTCTTCCTCCGAGACTCCAAGCAGGTCGAGGGCGTCCTCAGCACCCAG GAGTACGCGCTGTCGCACACGGAGATGCCCGGCACGCTGCCGGGAGCCGAGGCCTCCGTCAAGAAGCACGAGGATTTCATGGCCACCATGGAGGCCAACGGGGAACGAGTCCAGGGGCTGGTGGCCACCGGCCGCAAGCTGGTGGCCGAGGGCAGCCTCCACGCCGACAAGGTGCAGGAGACGGTGGATTCGGTGGAGAGCAG GCACCGGAGGAACCGGGACACggcccaggagctgctggggcgGCTGCGGGACAACTGGGAACTGCAGCGGTTCCTGCAGGATGGACAAGAG CTGACGCTCTGGATCAACGAGAAGATGCTGACGGCCCAGGACGTCTCCTACGAGGAAGCCCGCAACCTGCACACCAAGTGGCAGAAGCACCAGGCCTTCACGGCCGAGCTGGCCGCCAACAAGGGCTGGctggagaagatggagaag GAGGGCCAACAGCTGGCGTCGGCGAAGCCGGAGCTGGGAACGGTGGTGACGGAGAAGCTGTCAGCGCTGCGGGGGCTGTGGGACGAGCTGGAGTCGACCACGCGGACGAAGGCGCGGCGCCTGTTCGACGCCAACCGTGCCGAGCTGTGCGCCCAGTCCTGTGCGGCGCTGCGGGGCTGGCTGGCCGGCGTGCACGCCCAGCTGCGCTCCGACGACTACGGCAAGGACCTCACCAGCGTCAACATCCTGCTCAAGAAGCAGCAG ATGCTGGAGAAGCAGACGGCGGTGCGGGAGAAGGAGGTGGAGGCCATCCGGGCGCAGGCGCAAGCCCTCAGCCGGGAGGACGCCAGCGCGGCCGAGGTGCAGGGGCAGGTCCGCGCCGTGGAGGAGCAGTTcctggggctgcgggagccGCTGCGGGAGCGCTGCCGAAAGCTCCTGGCTTCCAAGGAGGAGCACCAGTTCAACCGCGATCTGGAGGACGAGATC CTGTGGGTGAAGGAGCGCAGACCGCTGGCCGTGTCCACCGACCACGGCAAGGACCTGCCCTCCGTCCAGCTCCTGATAAAGAAGAACCAG AccctgcagaaggagctgcagggccACGAGCGGCGGGTAGAGGAGCTGCTGGGACGGCGTGGGGGGCTGTCGGGCCCCGCCGAGCGGGTGCGGGAGCTGCGGGaagcctggcaggagctgcagctgcaggcggAGCTGCGGCACCGGCGCCTGGAGCGAGCTCACGCCGCCCAGCAGTTCTACTGCGATGCCGCCGAGGCCGAGGCTTGGATGGGCGAGCAGGAGCTGCACATGATGTCCCAGGAGAAGGCCAAG GACGAGCTGAGCGCCCAGGCCATGGTCAGCAAGCAcctggtgctggagcaggcgCTGCGGGACTACGCGCACACTGTGCACCAGCTCTCGGCACAGAGCCGTGACATGGTGGCCAGCGGGCACCCCGAGAG CGAGCGGCTGACGCTGCGCCAGGGCCAGGTGGACAAGCTCTACGCCAGCCTGAAGGACCTGGCAGAGGAACGCCGGGCCACGCTGCAGGAGCATCAGCGGCTCTGCCAGCTCAAACGCGACGTGGACGACCTGGAGCAGTGGATCTCGGAGCGGGAGGTGGTGGCTGCTTCCCACGAGCTTGGCCAGGACTACGAGCACGTCACG ATGCTGCGGGACAAGTTCAGGGAGTTCTCGCGGGACACGAGCAGCATCGGGCAGGAGCGGGTGGACGGCGTCAACGGGCTGGCGGACGCGCTGATCGCGGCGGGGCACTCGGAGAACGCCACGGTGGCCGAGTGGAAGGACGGGCTGAACGAAGCCTGGGCCGACCTGCTGGAGCTGATCGACACGCGGTCGCAGATGCTGGCGGCTTCCTACGAGCTGCACCGGTTCTACCACGACGCCCGCGAGACCCTGGCGCAGGTGCAGcacaagcagaagcagctgccgGATGAGGTGGGCCGCGACCTGAACACGGCCGAGGCCATGCAGCGCATGCACACCGCCTACGAGCACGACATCCAGGCCCTGAGCGCGCAG GTACGCCAGGTGCAGGAGGACGCGGCGCGGCTGGAGAAGGCGTACGCCGGGGAGAAGGCGGCCGACATCCGCCGGCACGAGCAGGCGGTGAGCGAGGCCTGGGCCGAGCTACGCGGCAGCAGCCAGGGCCGGCGCCAGCTGCTCCTCGACACCGTCGACAAGTTCCGCTTCCTGCGGGCGGTGCGGGACCTGCTGCTCTGGATGGACGGCGTCCGCCTGCAGATCGAGGGCCAGGAGCGCCCGCG GGACGTGTCCTCGGCTGACCTGGTGATCAAGAATCACCAGAGCATCAAGGCAGAGGTGGAGGCGCGGGCCGACAGCTTCGACGCCTGCGTGGCCATGGGCACCGCGCTGCTCGACAAGGGCCACTACGCCGCCGACAAG atCTCGGAGAAGCTCTCGCAGCTGCAGGAACGCCGCCGGGACATCGGGGACCGCTGGAAGGAGAAGATGGACTGGCTGCAGATCG tgctggAGGTGCTGATGTTCGGACGGGACGCCAGCATGGCGGAGGCCTGGCTCTCCAGCCAGGAACCCCTGGTTCGCTCGGCGGAGCTGGGGGGCAGCGTGGCCGAGGTGGAGAACCTCATCAAGCGCCATCAGGGTTTCCAGAAAGCGGCTGCCGCCTGGGAGGAGCGTTTCGCCGCCCTGGAACGCCTCACTACG ctggaggagaaggagcggcggcggcgtgaggaggaggaggcgagGAAGAGGCGGCcgcccacaccccccccagcgcATTCTGAGACCGGGGGAGCCCCCCCGTTAGTGCCCCCCGATGCCCAGAATGGTGTGGGGACCGGGGAGCTACAGCG ggccccggCCCTGCAGAGCCGCCAGCCAGAGGCACCGGCCGTCAACGGGATCTGCCCGGACAGCGCCACGGCCCAG GTATCGGCGGGGTCGGGGCTGACCAACGGGTCGAGGGGTCCCAGCCCGGGAGGATCTCCCCGGGGGCGCCCGGGGGTGGTCGCGGCCCCTGACCCTGCCCACGCGGCCACGCtgcccccccgcgcccccccggcccccgagAGCCTGGAGGGTGGGCTGTGCCGCAAGCACGAGATGGAGGCGCAGGGCAAGAAGGCCCCCAACAG GTCCTGGCAGAGCGTGTACTGCGTGCTGCGGGGGGGCACCCTCAGCTTCTACAAGGACGCCAAgagcgcgggggccggggcgccGTATCACGGGGAGCCCCCCGCCAGCCTGCGCGGCGCCCGCTGCCACCCCGCCCTCCACTACAAGAAGCGCAAACACGTCTTCAAACTGGG gctgagCGATGGCAAGGAGTATCTGTTCCAGGCCAAGGATGAG GCGGAGATGAGCACCTGGCTGCGGGTGATCCAGGCGGCGGCCGCCCTGGTGCCGGCGGGGCCGCGGGAAGGACCAGGGGGGGCCCCGGCGGGCGGGAAAGGGGTGACGCGGGCCATGAGCATGCCCCCCGTGCCGCCCCCCGCCGAGggtcccgccgccccccgcagccgcgaggggaaggagaaggagcgGGAGAAACGCTTCAGCTTCTTCAAGAAGAACAAGtag